In a single window of the Melioribacteraceae bacterium genome:
- the can gene encoding carbonate dehydratase, translating into MNKLLNIFKNNREWSNSVRAQDPLFFEKLIDQQNPEYLWIGCSDSRVPANQIVNLLPGELFVHRNVANVVVYTDLNCLSVIQYAVDVLNIKHIIVCGHYGCGGVEAAFRNERHGLVDNWFMHIRDIQEKHKNLINKGVNKQNQINLLCELNVIEQAINVCQTTVVQDAWERGKTLTVHGWIYGLHDGLLNDLGICVSDKSEINDAHSIAVSSSYETFLNREE; encoded by the coding sequence ATGAATAAACTGTTAAATATTTTCAAGAATAATAGAGAGTGGTCAAATTCTGTTAGAGCACAAGACCCACTATTTTTTGAAAAATTGATTGATCAGCAAAATCCCGAATATTTATGGATTGGCTGTTCGGACAGCCGGGTGCCCGCTAACCAGATTGTTAATTTACTTCCGGGTGAGTTGTTTGTTCACCGAAATGTTGCTAATGTTGTTGTTTACACAGATCTCAACTGCCTCTCTGTAATTCAATATGCAGTTGATGTATTAAACATTAAACATATAATTGTGTGTGGACACTACGGATGCGGCGGCGTTGAAGCTGCATTTAGAAATGAGAGACATGGATTGGTTGATAACTGGTTCATGCATATTCGTGATATTCAGGAAAAGCATAAAAATTTGATTAATAAGGGAGTAAATAAACAAAATCAGATAAATTTACTCTGTGAATTAAATGTGATTGAGCAGGCAATTAATGTTTGCCAAACAACAGTCGTTCAGGATGCTTGGGAAAGAGGAAAAACCCTTACGGTTCATGGGTGGATTTATGGATTACATGATGGACTCCTAAATGACCTAGGTATATGTGTTTCAGATAAAAGTGAAATAAATGACGCCCATTCTATTGCTGTGAGTTCTTCGTATGAAACTTTTTTAAATAGAGAGGAATGA
- a CDS encoding nucleoside deaminase translates to MDIFMQAAIDEAVNGLNEGGIPIGSVIVYKGEIIGRGHNRRVQSGSVILHGEMDAFENAGRQPASVYKECILYTTLSPCPMCSGAILLYGIPKVIIGENKTFMGEEELLKSRGVEVEVLQNENCIELMTYFIKDNPALWNEDIGV, encoded by the coding sequence ATGGACATATTTATGCAGGCTGCAATTGATGAAGCTGTAAATGGTTTGAATGAAGGAGGAATACCTATTGGTTCAGTAATTGTTTATAAGGGAGAAATAATTGGGCGCGGACATAATCGGCGTGTTCAGAGCGGAAGCGTTATCCTTCATGGCGAAATGGATGCATTTGAAAATGCGGGAAGACAACCAGCTTCTGTTTACAAAGAATGTATCCTTTATACTACTCTTTCCCCCTGCCCAATGTGTAGCGGTGCAATTTTACTTTACGGAATTCCAAAAGTAATAATCGGTGAAAATAAAACTTTTATGGGCGAGGAAGAACTTTTAAAATCACGTGGTGTTGAAGTAGAAGTTCTTCAAAATGAAAATTGCATTGAACTAATGACATACTTTATAAAAGATAACCCAGCCTTGTGGAATGAAGATATTGGAGTCTAG
- the alr gene encoding alanine racemase translates to MNELSNQPTISIDEIIRPTHLVINLTTLKENFNKISSFVAPAKVMPILKANAYGHGLVRVAQLMQELNAASLGVAVLEEGILLRQRGITIPILVLGGILGNQIPLFLKHDLSITASSIDKLKQIDEAAGIINIKAKVHLKIDTGMERLGVHYYSAEKFIEASLKYRNVIVEGIYSHFANADKADASYSKLQLERFDEVLSYYDKISLPAPIKHISNSGGIVQLSEANLDLVRPGIMLYGVMPSNEVNNILGVIPALTWKSHVVYFKVIKPNHPVGYGSTWQTDHNVRAVTIPVGYGDGYFRSMSHKAKVLLRGVKYPVVGSISMDQIVVNIESGTAYNNDEVILIGKDGNNLISVEELADWANTIPYEILTNINTRVPRLYTE, encoded by the coding sequence ATGAATGAATTATCGAACCAGCCAACAATAAGTATTGATGAAATTATCCGCCCAACACATTTGGTCATTAACCTTACAACTTTAAAAGAGAATTTTAATAAAATAAGCTCATTCGTCGCACCTGCCAAGGTTATGCCAATTTTAAAGGCAAATGCATATGGACACGGTTTGGTTAGAGTTGCTCAACTAATGCAGGAATTAAATGCCGCAAGTCTTGGAGTTGCAGTCCTTGAAGAAGGAATCCTTTTACGCCAACGCGGGATTACTATCCCAATATTAGTTCTTGGCGGAATACTTGGTAATCAAATACCTTTATTTCTTAAACACGATCTTTCAATAACCGCATCCTCAATTGACAAATTAAAACAGATTGATGAAGCGGCGGGTATTATAAATATTAAGGCAAAAGTACATTTAAAGATTGATACTGGAATGGAGCGGCTTGGTGTTCATTATTATAGCGCAGAAAAATTTATTGAAGCGAGTTTAAAATATAGAAATGTAATTGTTGAAGGTATCTATTCTCATTTCGCTAATGCTGATAAAGCAGATGCGTCATATTCCAAACTTCAACTTGAAAGATTCGATGAGGTATTATCATACTATGATAAAATATCTCTTCCTGCCCCAATAAAACATATTTCGAATTCAGGAGGAATTGTTCAGCTTTCAGAAGCAAACCTGGATTTGGTACGCCCAGGTATTATGCTTTATGGTGTTATGCCATCTAACGAGGTGAATAATATTTTGGGGGTAATTCCGGCATTAACTTGGAAATCACACGTGGTTTATTTTAAAGTTATTAAACCAAATCATCCGGTTGGGTATGGATCTACGTGGCAGACCGATCATAATGTTAGGGCAGTTACAATTCCGGTTGGATACGGGGATGGATATTTTAGAAGCATGAGTCACAAGGCAAAGGTATTGCTTCGTGGGGTAAAATATCCTGTAGTTGGTTCAATATCGATGGATCAAATAGTCGTTAATATTGAGAGTGGGACTGCGTATAATAATGACGAAGTAATACTAATAGGTAAAGATGGAAACAATCTAATTTCAGTTGAGGAATTAGCTGATTGGGCAAATACAATTCCTTATGAAATCCTTACCAACATAAATACGAGAGTTCCGAGATTATATACTGAATAA